The following are encoded in a window of Impatiens glandulifera chromosome 5, dImpGla2.1, whole genome shotgun sequence genomic DNA:
- the LOC124938784 gene encoding auxin-responsive protein IAA7-like, with the protein MEVGLNLKDTELCLGLPGGETAKTSGKRGFLETVDLQLNIQNNESTPLDLKEKMSRSTPLVEKDLSSSKDLEKPPAKTQVVGWPPVRSYRKNAMSQKSTNNDVMAEKGSNSTGASFVKVSMDGAPYLRKVDLKMYTSYKELSDALAKMFSSFTMDNYGSQGMIDFMNESKLMDLLNSSEYVPTYEDKDGDWMLVGDVPWEMFVGSCKRLRIMKGSEAIGLAPRAMEKCKNRI; encoded by the exons ATGGAAGTCGGTCTGAATCTCAAGGATACTGAGCTTTGCCTAGGCTTGCCCGGTGGTGAAACTGCGAAAACCTCGGGGAAAAGAGGGTTCTTGGAGACTGTTGATCTACAACTCAACATTCAAAACAATGAATCTACACCGTTAGATCTGAAGGAGAAGATGAGTAGGTCAACTCCTTTGGTTGAGAAAGACCTATCTAGTTCCAAAGATCTTGAAAAACCACCAGCAAA gACACAAGTGGTGGGATGGCCACCAGTTAGATCGTATCGTAAGAACGCGATGTCTCAGAAGAGCACCAATAACGACGTGATGGCGGAGAAGGGAAGTAATAGTACCGGAGCAAGCTTTGTTAAGGTCAGCATGGATGGGGCGCCCTACCTTCGAAAAGTCGATTTGAAGATGTACACAAGTTACAAGGAACTCTCTGATGCCCTAGCCAAGATGTTCAGCTCCTTCACCATGg ACAATTATGGGAGCCAAGGAATGATTGATTTCATGAATGAGAGCAAGTTAATGGATCTTCTCAATAGCTCTGAGTATGTGCCAACATATGAAGATAAAGATGGTGATTGGATGCTTGTAGGAGATGTCCCATGGGA GATGTTTGTAGGTTCATGCAAACGTTTGCGTATAATGAAGGGATCGGAAGCTATTGGACTTG CACCAAGAGCTATGGAGAAATGCAAGAACAGGATCTGA